One Longimicrobiales bacterium DNA segment encodes these proteins:
- a CDS encoding cold shock domain-containing protein, with the protein AIQGSGFKSLSEGDRVEFDVLEEPKGPKAANVTKI; encoded by the coding sequence GCCATCCAGGGCAGCGGCTTCAAGTCACTGTCCGAGGGCGATCGCGTCGAGTTCGACGTGCTCGAGGAGCCGAAGGGCCCGAAGGCAGCTAACGTCACCAAGATCTGA